The following coding sequences lie in one Streptococcus suis genomic window:
- the pstB gene encoding phosphate ABC transporter ATP-binding protein, whose amino-acid sequence MTSPILQVKDLSVYYNKKKALNNVSIDFYPNEITALIGPSGSGKSTLLRSINRMGDLNPEVTLTGAIDYNGKNIYSPRTDTVDLRKEIGMVFQQPNPFPMSIYENVVYGLRINGIKDKQVLDEAVERSLIGASIWNEVKDRLHDSAVGLSGGQQQRVCVARVLATSPKIILLDEPTSALDPISAGKIEDTLYGLKDKYTMVLVTRSMQQASRISDRTGFFLDGDLIEYNLTKEMFLNPANKETEDYITGKFG is encoded by the coding sequence ATGACATCACCTATTTTACAAGTAAAAGATTTGTCTGTTTACTATAACAAGAAAAAAGCCTTGAATAATGTGTCAATCGATTTCTATCCAAATGAAATTACTGCTTTGATTGGACCATCTGGTTCTGGTAAGTCAACCCTCTTGCGTTCTATTAACCGTATGGGAGATTTAAACCCAGAGGTAACATTGACAGGTGCGATTGATTACAACGGAAAGAACATATACAGTCCTCGTACGGATACTGTTGATCTTCGTAAGGAAATCGGTATGGTATTCCAACAACCAAACCCATTCCCGATGTCTATCTACGAGAATGTCGTTTATGGTTTACGTATTAACGGTATCAAGGACAAGCAGGTCTTGGACGAAGCAGTTGAGCGTTCTTTGATTGGTGCTTCTATTTGGAATGAAGTGAAAGATCGCTTGCATGACTCAGCAGTTGGACTTTCAGGTGGTCAGCAGCAACGTGTATGTGTGGCCCGTGTATTGGCAACAAGCCCAAAAATTATTTTGTTGGATGAGCCAACGTCAGCCCTTGACCCAATCTCAGCTGGTAAAATTGAGGACACACTTTATGGTCTGAAAGATAAGTATACAATGGTGCTAGTAACACGTTCTATGCAACAGGCATCACGTATTTCAGATCGAACAGGTTTCTTCCTTGATGGCGATTTGATAGAATACAATCTGACAAAAGAAATGTTCTTGAATCCTGCCAATAAAGAAACAGAAGACTACATTACAGGTAAGTTCGGCTAA
- the phoU gene encoding phosphate transport system regulatory protein PhoU, translating into MLRAQFEEELGKLHNQFYAMGNEVLAQINNAVRAFTTHDRELAKEVIEADKKINAFEVKLEKKSLEIIALQQPVSTDLRSVITVLKATSDLERMGDHAVSIAKAAIRMKGEVRIPVVEEEVKKMGKEVRKLVEETLELYLANSDVEVAYEVAARDEIVNDFYSAIQELTTEEIKKNPESLVAGRDYYQVLTYLERVGDYAKNICEWVVYLRTGDITEL; encoded by the coding sequence ATGTTAAGAGCTCAATTTGAAGAGGAATTAGGAAAACTTCATAACCAATTTTACGCCATGGGGAACGAAGTGTTGGCACAAATCAACAATGCCGTTCGTGCTTTTACAACTCATGATCGTGAATTAGCAAAAGAAGTCATTGAAGCAGATAAGAAAATTAATGCTTTCGAAGTAAAATTGGAGAAAAAATCACTTGAAATCATCGCCCTTCAACAACCAGTTTCTACAGATTTACGGAGTGTTATCACTGTTTTAAAAGCAACCAGCGACTTGGAGCGTATGGGGGATCATGCTGTGTCTATTGCAAAAGCTGCTATTCGGATGAAGGGCGAAGTTCGCATTCCTGTAGTCGAGGAAGAAGTCAAGAAAATGGGGAAAGAAGTTCGCAAACTTGTTGAGGAAACGCTCGAACTATATCTAGCAAACTCTGATGTTGAGGTCGCTTATGAAGTGGCAGCTCGTGACGAAATTGTCAATGACTTTTATTCAGCCATCCAAGAATTAACAACAGAAGAAATCAAGAAGAATCCAGAATCCTTGGTTGCTGGTCGCGACTATTACCAAGTTTTAACCTACTTGGAACGTGTCGGTGACTATGCTAAAAATATCTGTGAGTGGGTTGTTTACCTACGAACAGGCGACATCACTGAATTGTAA
- a CDS encoding DNA-binding response regulator — MIKILLVEDDLSLSNSVFDFLDDFADVMQVFDGEEGIYEAETGVYDLILLDLMLPEKDGFQVLKELREKGVTTPVLITTAKESLEDKGHGFELGADDYLTKPFYLEELKMRIQALLKRSGKFNENTLTYGDVTVDLSTNSTTVNGEEVELLGKEFDLLVYFLQNQNVILPKTQIFDRIWGFDSDTTISVVEVYVSKIRKKLKGTTFGENLQTLRSVGYILKNA, encoded by the coding sequence ATGATTAAGATTTTGTTAGTAGAAGACGATTTAAGCCTTTCGAATTCTGTTTTTGATTTTCTAGATGATTTTGCAGATGTCATGCAAGTTTTTGATGGTGAAGAAGGAATCTATGAAGCGGAAACTGGTGTGTACGACTTAATTTTATTAGATTTAATGTTACCTGAAAAAGATGGCTTCCAAGTTTTGAAAGAGTTACGTGAAAAAGGTGTTACGACACCTGTTCTGATTACAACAGCCAAGGAAAGCCTTGAAGATAAAGGTCACGGATTTGAATTAGGTGCAGATGATTATTTGACCAAGCCATTTTATTTAGAAGAGTTGAAGATGCGTATTCAAGCCTTATTAAAGAGATCGGGCAAGTTTAATGAAAACACACTGACTTATGGGGACGTGACCGTTGACTTATCGACAAACTCTACAACTGTAAATGGCGAAGAAGTTGAATTGCTAGGAAAAGAATTCGATCTACTAGTCTACTTCTTGCAAAATCAAAATGTTATCTTACCAAAAACTCAAATTTTTGACCGTATTTGGGGATTTGACAGTGACACGACTATTTCAGTAGTAGAAGTATATGTTTCTAAAATTAGGAAAAAGTTGAAAGGAACGACCTTCGGGGAAAATCTTCAAACCCTGCGTAGTGTCGGGTACATTCTAAAAAATGCCTAA
- a CDS encoding sensor histidine kinase, producing MPKRFKKLMYTDKFSFFIRYFAVFTLIFGLMTAIIFQLMRSTMYQNSDNTLKRIKEEPVMAVGFAIARTYEPNSVFILQDSPTSEETTSSSSDSMPVPKEQKNTRDGDQLRLGVNTHVLLYSKSGEMVNPDTFTGLADLPLDKEKLGEIKEAKVESSFGMSEDYRYVTIELATDELGYYSSYDIKYATILVNVSQIKSSIETYESTVAIVMVSAWLISILASIYLSNLSMRPILISYQKQKDFVENASHELRTPLAVLQNRLESLFRHPEATILESSESIGSSLEEVRNMRLLTTNLLNLARRDDGLKVDMIDVQPNYFDEIFANYLMIAEENGKTLTVNNLIHQPIRTDKVLIKQLLTILFDNAMKYTDDDGRIQITANIKDKSVYFTVADNGLGISDADKKKIFDRFYRVDKARTRQKGGFGLGLSLAQQIIKTLGGKISVRDNQPKGTIFEVGLPK from the coding sequence ATGCCTAAGCGATTTAAAAAATTAATGTACACGGATAAATTTTCCTTCTTTATCCGTTATTTTGCAGTATTTACCCTGATTTTTGGCTTGATGACAGCTATCATTTTTCAATTAATGCGTTCAACTATGTATCAAAATTCAGATAATACCTTGAAACGGATTAAGGAAGAACCAGTGATGGCTGTTGGTTTTGCGATCGCAAGAACCTATGAGCCCAACTCTGTCTTTATCCTTCAAGATAGCCCAACTAGTGAAGAAACGACGAGCTCTAGCTCAGATAGCATGCCTGTTCCTAAAGAACAAAAAAATACTAGAGATGGAGATCAGCTGAGATTAGGTGTCAATACTCATGTCTTACTCTATAGTAAAAGTGGAGAAATGGTCAATCCGGATACTTTTACTGGTTTGGCCGACCTACCGTTAGATAAGGAAAAATTGGGCGAAATTAAGGAAGCAAAGGTTGAATCAAGCTTCGGTATGTCTGAAGATTATCGCTATGTGACGATTGAGCTGGCTACAGATGAACTAGGTTATTATTCGTCCTATGATATAAAATATGCGACAATTTTAGTGAATGTCAGCCAAATAAAATCCTCCATTGAGACCTATGAATCGACAGTTGCTATTGTTATGGTTTCAGCTTGGCTCATTTCTATCTTAGCCAGTATTTACCTATCGAATCTTAGCATGCGTCCAATTCTAATTAGCTATCAAAAGCAAAAAGACTTTGTTGAAAATGCTAGTCATGAGTTGCGTACGCCGTTGGCTGTTCTCCAAAATCGCTTGGAGAGCCTGTTTCGCCATCCCGAAGCGACGATTTTAGAGAGTAGTGAAAGCATCGGATCTAGTTTGGAAGAAGTTCGAAATATGCGATTATTGACAACGAACCTACTCAATTTGGCTCGTCGTGATGATGGCTTAAAAGTCGATATGATTGATGTCCAACCCAACTATTTTGATGAAATCTTTGCTAATTACCTTATGATTGCTGAAGAAAATGGAAAAACACTAACAGTTAATAATTTGATTCATCAGCCGATTCGAACAGACAAGGTCCTGATTAAACAGTTGCTTACCATTTTATTTGACAATGCCATGAAGTATACCGACGATGATGGCAGAATTCAAATTACAGCTAATATCAAGGATAAATCTGTCTACTTCACAGTTGCCGACAATGGTTTGGGAATCAGCGATGCTGATAAGAAGAAAATCTTTGATCGCTTTTATCGAGTTGATAAGGCCAGAACGCGTCAAAAAGGTGGTTTCGGTCTAGGATTATCGCTGGCTCAGCAAATTATCAAGACACTAGGTGGGAAAATCTCTGTTAGAGATAACCAACCGAAAGGAACTATTTTTGAGGTAGGATTACCTAAATAA
- a CDS encoding transglutaminase encodes MRKVSRGVLTILISATVLSACSGGGQELSERLEAVKIEFSKEKKQLEAELTALKEEVQGNFYYQQLDTDKERRVYLQFVNGLSKRMQVIDIDSVNDEIYSRVYFSVAHDYPEFYWLTDEAAMAGGIDILDLEEPVYPSDLSPTQNKIEDEVNKILAQTPKGSDYEKVKYFYEVIIKQTDYDLEALQTKSVTWRSQGITSVLLDKKSVCAGYSRTFQYLCKKAGIDCIYVTGIAKNGQNGEFGHAWNLVKINGQYYGVDTTWGDPVFDQAISGEAHTDISYDYLCVPDEILERSRIADSDLLDYWGEEQYYEPRVLTYPKCTDNSLNYYVQKGVYFTSFDEAAILQSIIDQRLQGTDKVVLQFGTAEAMQQMITLASTENNAIFQALGDVGEYQYYYNDKTYTFELADWF; translated from the coding sequence ATGAGGAAAGTTTCTCGTGGCGTTTTAACCATATTAATATCGGCGACAGTCCTTTCTGCTTGTTCAGGAGGAGGACAAGAGCTGAGTGAACGTTTGGAAGCAGTTAAAATTGAATTTTCTAAAGAAAAAAAGCAACTAGAAGCAGAATTAACAGCATTAAAAGAAGAGGTTCAAGGAAATTTTTACTACCAACAATTGGATACTGATAAGGAACGTCGTGTCTATCTCCAATTTGTTAATGGACTCAGCAAGCGGATGCAAGTGATCGATATTGATTCTGTTAATGATGAAATATATTCGCGCGTATATTTTTCTGTCGCCCATGATTATCCAGAATTTTACTGGCTAACAGATGAAGCAGCAATGGCTGGTGGAATTGATATATTGGATTTAGAAGAGCCGGTGTATCCGAGTGATTTATCTCCGACACAAAATAAAATAGAAGATGAAGTGAATAAGATACTTGCTCAGACACCAAAAGGGTCGGACTATGAGAAGGTTAAATATTTTTACGAGGTGATTATAAAGCAAACGGATTACGACCTTGAAGCCCTGCAGACCAAATCTGTCACGTGGAGAAGTCAAGGAATTACCAGTGTGCTATTAGATAAGAAATCCGTTTGTGCTGGCTATAGTCGCACCTTCCAATATCTATGTAAAAAAGCAGGCATTGATTGTATCTATGTTACAGGGATTGCAAAAAATGGGCAAAACGGTGAGTTTGGGCATGCTTGGAATCTAGTCAAGATAAATGGACAATACTATGGTGTTGATACGACTTGGGGAGATCCAGTTTTTGATCAAGCTATAAGTGGAGAAGCGCATACAGATATTTCATACGATTATCTATGTGTCCCTGATGAAATATTAGAGAGAAGTAGAATTGCTGATAGCGACCTACTCGACTACTGGGGAGAAGAACAATATTACGAACCTAGAGTATTGACCTATCCAAAGTGCACAGATAATTCATTGAATTACTATGTTCAAAAGGGAGTTTATTTCACAAGCTTTGATGAAGCTGCAATTTTACAGTCCATCATTGACCAGCGACTACAAGGTACGGATAAAGTAGTCTTGCAATTCGGAACAGCAGAAGCAATGCAACAAATGATTACATTGGCCTCTACTGAAAATAATGCTATTTTTCAGGCTTTGGGCGATGTAGGAGAGTATCAGTACTATTATAATGACAAAACCTATACATTTGAACTGGCAGATTGGTTCTAA
- a CDS encoding 30S ribosomal protein S20, which yields MANIKSAIKRAELNVKQNEKNSAQKSAMRTAIKAFEANPSEELFRVASSAIDKAETKGLIHKNKASRDKARLASKLA from the coding sequence TTGGCAAACATTAAGTCAGCTATCAAACGCGCTGAATTGAACGTTAAACAAAACGAGAAAAACTCAGCACAAAAATCAGCTATGCGTACTGCAATCAAAGCATTTGAAGCTAACCCATCTGAAGAGCTTTTCCGCGTTGCTAGCTCAGCAATCGATAAAGCAGAAACTAAAGGTTTGATTCACAAAAACAAAGCAAGCCGCGATAAAGCACGTCTTGCATCAAAACTTGCTTAA
- a CDS encoding type I pantothenate kinase codes for MKNEFLNFEQIDRATWQQLHRKTTIPLSQSELNSIKSFNDRIQLHEVSDIYLPLVNLIHIYRKARKDLNFTKSLFLQKTIKPQPFIIGVSGSVAVGKSTTSRLLQILIARTFKHAKVELVTTDGFLHPNAVLEERQLLNKKGFPESYDMEKLIDFLDKIKNGYDCQIPVYSHEIYDIVPNKTQEIKSPDFLIVEGINVFQNPQNQRLYVSDYFDLSIYVDADVEHIETWYLERFQKLLTLAKNDPNNYYHRFTQMTYPEILSIAQNTWKNINLANLEKFIEPTRNRADIILHKAENHEIDKIYLKK; via the coding sequence ATGAAAAACGAATTTTTAAATTTTGAACAAATTGACCGAGCCACTTGGCAACAACTACACCGTAAGACTACCATTCCACTTAGTCAAAGTGAACTAAATTCTATTAAAAGTTTTAACGACCGCATTCAATTACATGAGGTTTCTGACATCTATCTTCCTTTGGTTAATCTTATCCATATCTATCGGAAAGCACGCAAAGACCTAAATTTTACGAAGAGTTTATTTCTACAAAAGACTATCAAGCCTCAACCATTTATCATTGGCGTTTCCGGAAGTGTTGCTGTCGGCAAATCAACAACTAGTAGATTGCTGCAAATTCTTATCGCTCGGACATTTAAACACGCCAAGGTTGAATTAGTGACAACAGATGGTTTTCTCCATCCAAATGCGGTCTTAGAAGAACGGCAACTGTTAAATAAAAAGGGGTTTCCTGAGTCCTATGACATGGAGAAATTGATTGATTTCCTTGATAAGATAAAAAATGGCTACGACTGCCAAATTCCTGTCTATTCACATGAAATCTATGATATTGTCCCCAACAAAACTCAGGAAATTAAGTCTCCAGATTTCTTGATTGTTGAAGGAATCAATGTATTTCAAAATCCACAAAACCAGCGCCTCTATGTCAGTGACTATTTTGATCTGTCTATATACGTTGACGCTGATGTGGAGCATATTGAAACCTGGTACTTGGAGCGATTCCAAAAATTATTGACATTGGCAAAAAACGACCCTAACAACTATTACCATCGTTTTACCCAGATGACGTACCCTGAGATTCTATCTATTGCCCAGAATACTTGGAAAAATATTAATCTAGCTAACTTAGAAAAATTCATTGAACCAACCAGAAACCGTGCTGATATTATTCTTCATAAGGCCGAAAACCATGAGATTGATAAAATTTATCTAAAAAAATAA
- a CDS encoding class I SAM-dependent methyltransferase, whose translation MSNMYYEKNPTVAHDIHEIHVNLLDTPMSFMTDAGVFSKKMVDYGSQVLLKTLHFEKGASVLDVGCGYGPIGLTLAKVFSTKTTLIDINSRALDLATKNAERNGVTAKIYQSNIYENVDETFNHIVSNPPIRAGKSVVHEVIAGAFQRLEANGTLTIVIQKKQGAPSAKAKMEEVFGNCQIIKKDKGYYILESVRE comes from the coding sequence ATGTCCAATATGTATTACGAAAAAAATCCTACAGTAGCACATGATATTCATGAGATTCACGTAAACTTACTAGACACCCCAATGTCTTTCATGACAGATGCAGGTGTTTTTAGCAAGAAGATGGTTGATTATGGTAGTCAAGTGCTTTTAAAAACCCTTCATTTTGAAAAAGGGGCATCGGTGTTGGATGTTGGTTGTGGTTATGGACCAATTGGTTTGACACTTGCTAAGGTGTTCAGCACCAAGACAACACTGATTGATATTAATAGCAGAGCTTTGGATTTAGCTACAAAAAATGCTGAGAGGAATGGTGTTACCGCTAAAATTTATCAATCCAATATCTACGAAAACGTGGACGAAACATTCAATCATATTGTTTCAAATCCACCTATTCGGGCCGGAAAATCGGTTGTACATGAAGTAATTGCTGGCGCTTTTCAACGCTTAGAGGCAAACGGAACCTTGACTATTGTCATTCAAAAGAAACAAGGTGCACCGAGTGCCAAGGCTAAGATGGAAGAGGTGTTCGGCAACTGCCAAATTATAAAGAAAGACAAGGGTTACTACATCCTTGAAAGTGTGAGAGAATGA
- the deoA gene encoding pyrimidine-nucleoside phosphorylase (Catalyzes the reversible phosphorolysis of thymidine, deoxyuridine and their analogues to their respective bases and 2-deoxyribose 1-phosphate): MRAVDLIQKKRDGLELSSEEIKWLIDGYVAGTVPDYQMSALAMAIYFKGMSTREISDLTMSMVATGEQIDLSAIPGIKVDKHSTGGVGDKVTLILAPLVASFDIPVAKMSGRGLGHTGGTLDKLESIKGYQIEVSQEDFIKQVQDTGVAVIGQSDNLVKADKLLYALRDVTATVDIIPLIASSVMSKKIAAGADAILLDVTVGEGAFMKTVEEARVLAQTMVDLGKAVGRKTVAVLTDMSQPVGTSIGNRLEILEAIEILQGKGREDVTEFICELAQIMLGLANVEKSIEEVRQHIDNGAALKKFEEMVLAQGGDLEDLYRPVQVTQQVPVLAEEDGYLVGLPALEFGLFAMKLGAGRAVKTDDLDYETGIVFHKKVGEAVSKGEQIATIYANENISENMLTNFQKNVKIDKESVKTKEIIEIIS; the protein is encoded by the coding sequence ATGAGAGCAGTTGATTTAATTCAAAAAAAGCGTGATGGCTTAGAACTATCGTCTGAAGAAATCAAATGGTTGATTGATGGATATGTAGCTGGGACAGTACCGGATTATCAAATGTCAGCCTTGGCGATGGCGATTTATTTCAAAGGGATGTCAACACGTGAGATTTCTGATTTGACAATGTCTATGGTTGCAACGGGTGAACAGATTGATTTGTCTGCAATTCCAGGCATCAAGGTAGATAAGCATTCTACAGGTGGTGTCGGAGATAAGGTCACACTCATCTTAGCGCCATTGGTAGCAAGTTTTGATATTCCAGTTGCAAAGATGAGCGGTCGTGGACTTGGTCATACTGGCGGAACCTTGGATAAGTTAGAGTCAATCAAAGGATACCAGATTGAAGTTAGTCAAGAAGATTTTATCAAGCAAGTTCAAGATACTGGTGTTGCAGTTATTGGTCAGTCAGACAATCTTGTTAAAGCTGATAAATTGCTTTATGCCCTTCGAGATGTGACAGCAACCGTTGACATTATTCCACTGATTGCGAGCTCGGTAATGTCTAAGAAAATTGCCGCAGGTGCGGATGCGATTCTTCTAGATGTAACAGTAGGAGAAGGTGCCTTCATGAAGACCGTTGAAGAAGCACGGGTTCTAGCTCAAACCATGGTGGATCTTGGCAAGGCGGTTGGGCGTAAGACCGTTGCTGTTTTGACTGACATGTCTCAACCAGTTGGAACTTCGATTGGAAATCGTTTGGAAATTTTAGAGGCTATTGAAATTTTACAGGGTAAAGGTCGAGAAGATGTTACCGAATTTATCTGTGAACTAGCCCAAATTATGTTGGGGCTTGCAAATGTTGAGAAAAGCATTGAAGAAGTACGCCAACATATTGACAATGGTGCAGCTTTGAAGAAATTTGAAGAGATGGTCCTTGCTCAAGGTGGTGACTTAGAAGATTTATATCGTCCAGTTCAGGTTACACAGCAAGTTCCAGTTCTTGCGGAGGAGGATGGATACCTTGTAGGGCTTCCTGCGTTGGAATTCGGTCTCTTTGCAATGAAACTTGGTGCAGGTCGCGCAGTCAAGACAGACGATTTAGATTATGAAACAGGTATTGTCTTCCATAAGAAAGTAGGGGAAGCTGTTTCTAAGGGTGAACAAATCGCAACGATTTATGCCAATGAAAATATTTCGGAAAACATGCTTACAAATTTCCAAAAAAATGTTAAAATAGATAAAGAAAGTGTAAAAACGAAAGAAATCATAGAGATTATTTCTTAA
- the deoC gene encoding 2-deoxyribose-5-phosphate aldolase, producing MKLNKYIDHTILKPETTQEQVEKILAEAKEYDFASVCVNPTWVALAAESLKDSDVKVCTVIGFPLGANTPAVKAFETKDAISNGADEIDMVINIGALKTGNYDLVLEDIKAVVAASGDKLVKVIIEACLLTDDEKVKACQLSQEAGADYVKTSTGFSTGGATVADVALMRKTVGPDMGVKASGGARSYEDAIAFIEAGASRIGASSGVAIMNGAQADGDY from the coding sequence ATGAAATTGAATAAATATATTGACCATACAATCTTGAAACCTGAGACAACACAAGAGCAGGTTGAAAAGATTTTGGCAGAAGCAAAAGAATATGATTTTGCAAGTGTCTGTGTTAACCCAACTTGGGTTGCTTTAGCAGCTGAAAGCTTGAAAGATAGTGATGTAAAAGTTTGTACGGTTATTGGTTTTCCTCTCGGAGCAAACACACCTGCTGTAAAAGCATTCGAAACAAAAGACGCAATTTCAAATGGAGCAGATGAGATTGACATGGTTATCAATATCGGTGCTCTGAAAACTGGAAATTACGATTTGGTTTTGGAGGATATTAAAGCTGTTGTAGCAGCAAGTGGTGATAAACTAGTCAAAGTTATCATCGAAGCATGCCTCTTGACTGATGATGAGAAAGTGAAAGCTTGTCAATTATCTCAAGAAGCTGGTGCGGACTATGTTAAAACATCTACAGGATTTTCTACAGGCGGTGCCACAGTAGCGGATGTTGCCTTAATGAGAAAAACAGTAGGTCCTGACATGGGAGTGAAGGCTTCAGGTGGTGCACGTTCGTATGAAGATGCCATTGCCTTTATCGAAGCAGGAGCGTCTCGTATTGGTGCGTCATCAGGCGTGGCAATCATGAATGGAGCACAGGCAGATGGAGACTATTGA
- a CDS encoding cytidine deaminase yields METIDLIELAVKNSQKAYVPYSKFPVSAVLVAKTGEIFTGVNIENASFGLTNCAERTAIFKAISEGVKDFSEIIIYGETEKPISPCGACRQVMAEFFDKDLKVTLVAKDQSTVEMTVGELLPYSFTDLT; encoded by the coding sequence ATGGAGACTATTGATTTAATTGAATTAGCTGTAAAAAACAGTCAAAAAGCATACGTACCGTACTCAAAGTTTCCAGTTAGTGCAGTTCTTGTAGCTAAGACAGGGGAAATATTTACGGGTGTAAACATTGAAAATGCAAGCTTTGGTTTGACCAATTGCGCTGAAAGGACAGCTATTTTCAAGGCCATTTCTGAAGGTGTGAAAGATTTTTCTGAAATCATTATTTATGGCGAAACAGAAAAGCCAATATCTCCTTGTGGAGCTTGTCGCCAAGTTATGGCAGAATTTTTTGATAAGGATTTAAAAGTGACCTTGGTCGCTAAAGATCAATCGACAGTCGAGATGACAGTCGGGGAATTACTTCCATATTCCTTTACAGACTTAACCTAG
- a CDS encoding BMP family ABC transporter substrate-binding protein, producing MNKKLVGLGLAAVAAVSLAACGNRASKSSSSEASSSADTSVKAAIVTDIGGVDDRSFNQSAWEGLQEWGNAAGLSKGNGYDYFQSANESEYITNLDSAVAGGYNLVFGIGFALESAIAEVAPNNPDTHYVIVDSVVPDQDNVVSVGFADHEASYLAGVAAAKSTKTNHVGFIGGMEGVIIDRFEAGFVAGAKSVNKDIKITVDYAGSFGDAAKGQTLAAAQYAAGADVIFHASGGTGNGVFAAAKAENETRNEADKVWVIGVDRDQSAEGEYTSKDGKSSNFVLASTLKQVGTSVKDIATKAVAGEFPGGQVLRFSLKDKGVELAETNLSEDASKAVADAKQAILDGKVEVPEKP from the coding sequence ATGAACAAGAAACTTGTAGGACTTGGTCTGGCAGCTGTTGCGGCTGTATCTTTGGCTGCATGTGGTAACCGTGCTTCAAAAAGCAGTAGCTCAGAAGCATCTTCATCAGCGGACACATCTGTAAAAGCTGCTATCGTTACTGACATTGGTGGTGTTGATGACCGTTCATTCAACCAATCTGCATGGGAAGGTCTTCAAGAATGGGGTAATGCAGCTGGTCTTTCTAAAGGTAATGGCTACGATTACTTCCAATCAGCTAATGAATCAGAATACATTACAAACCTTGATTCAGCTGTTGCTGGTGGTTACAACCTTGTGTTCGGTATTGGTTTTGCCTTGGAGAGTGCGATTGCTGAGGTTGCACCAAATAATCCTGACACACACTATGTAATCGTGGATAGTGTTGTTCCAGATCAAGACAACGTAGTTAGCGTAGGTTTCGCAGACCATGAAGCATCATATCTTGCTGGTGTTGCTGCAGCTAAGTCAACTAAAACAAACCACGTAGGTTTCATCGGTGGTATGGAAGGTGTTATCATCGATCGCTTTGAAGCTGGTTTCGTTGCGGGTGCTAAGTCTGTAAACAAAGACATCAAGATTACAGTTGACTATGCAGGTTCATTTGGTGATGCTGCTAAAGGTCAAACTCTTGCAGCTGCTCAATATGCTGCAGGTGCAGACGTGATCTTCCACGCTTCTGGTGGTACTGGTAACGGTGTATTTGCTGCTGCTAAAGCAGAAAATGAAACTCGTAATGAAGCAGATAAAGTTTGGGTAATCGGTGTTGACCGTGACCAATCAGCAGAAGGTGAATACACTTCTAAAGATGGTAAGTCTTCTAACTTTGTATTGGCTTCAACATTGAAACAAGTTGGTACTTCAGTTAAAGATATTGCAACTAAAGCTGTTGCAGGTGAATTCCCTGGTGGTCAAGTACTTCGATTCTCATTGAAAGATAAAGGTGTTGAATTGGCAGAAACTAACCTTTCAGAAGATGCTTCTAAAGCAGTTGCAGATGCTAAGCAAGCTATCTTGGATGGTAAAGTAGAAGTTCCTGAAAAACCTTAA